In Pseudophryne corroboree isolate aPseCor3 chromosome 3, aPseCor3.hap2, whole genome shotgun sequence, a genomic segment contains:
- the FOXJ1 gene encoding forkhead box protein J1: MFDLPTAVPSDMADNWLTYQIEGDMGHEPLSNSVNLDDSLTSLQWLQEFSIVNANVGRTPSSSGEHHGYRHLHGSAAPCSPLAADPACLGMPHTPGKPTSSSTSSTAHLGLQPMEEIDYKTNPHVKPPYSYATLICMAMQASKKTKITLSAIYKWITDNFCYFRHADPTWQNSIRHNLSLNKCFIKVPREKDEPGKGGFWKIDPQYADRLMNGAIKKRRLPPVQIHPAFAGAQCTASSDSNMGSIWPLNVSSKSYQLLKEFEEATSEQNWNSAGEHVWNVTDSKGHKRKQPLPKRMFKAPRLSSSPMLAQDEQTELGPLKGDFDWEVIFDSNLNEANFSSFEDLEVTPPLSPVAQSVDLTVHGKHINCPQQWYPMEHDQAATQNSLDFDETFLATSFLQHPWDEGKNDFLSNSTNLDQLFDLNEEFPPGLNDWNSMGSYL; the protein is encoded by the exons ATGTTTGACCTGCCGACTGCGGTCCCCTCAGACATGGCAGATAACTGGCTGACCTATCAGATTGAAGGAGATATGGGGCATGAACCCCTTTCCAATTCAGTGAACCTGGATGACAGTCTGACCAGTCTTCAATGGCTACAAGAATTCTCCATCGTCAATGCCAATGTGGGCAGGACCCCTTCGTCATCTGGAGAGCATCATGGGTACCGTCACCTCCACGGTTCTGctgccccctgctccccactggCTGCTGATCCTGCCTGCTTAGGAATGCCACACACCCCAGGAAAACCCACATCCTCTTCTACCTCAAGTACAGCCCACCTGGGACTTCAACCCATGGAGGAGATTGACTACAAGACCAACCCGCATGTTAAGCCACCATATTCATATGCCACCCTCATATGCATGGCAATGCAGGCAAGCAAGAAGACCAAGATCACACTCTCTGCCATCTATAAGTGGATCACTGACAATTTCTGCTATTTCCGACATGCAGAccccacctggcag AATTCCATAAGACACAATCTTTCGCTGAATAAGTGCTTTATTAAAGTTCCTCGGGAGAAAGACGAGCCAGGAAAAGGAGGATTTTGGAAGATTGACCCACAGTATGCTGATCGCCTAATGAATGGTGCCATTAAGAAGCGACGGTTGCCACCTGTCCAGATCCATCCAGCTTTTGCCGGTGCACAGTGCACAGCTTCCTCTGACAGTAATATGGGTTCCATTTGGCCATTAAATGTGAGCTCAAAGTCCTACCAACTACTGAAGGAATTTGAGGAGGCCACAAGTGAACAAAACTGGAATTCCGCTGGTGAACATGTCTGGAATGTCACAGACAGCAAAGGTCACAAGCGCAAACAGCCATTGCCTAAGCGAATGTTTAAAGCTCCCCGTTTGTCTAGTTCCCCCATGCTAGCACAAGATGAACAGACAGAATTAGGACCCCTTAAAGGTGATTTTGACTGGGAAGTCATATTTGATTCAAATCTCAATGAAGCAAATTTCTCTTCCTTTGAGGACCTGGAGGTTACACCTCCGTTAAGTCCAGTTGCCCAGTCTGTTGATCTCACAGTCCATGGTAAGCACATTAATTGCCCCCAGCAGTGGTATCCTATGGAACACGACCAAGCAGCAACTCAAAACAGTTTGGATTTTGACGAGACATTCCTGGCTACTTCCTTCCTCCAGCACCCATGGGATGAGGGAAAGAATGACTTCCTATCAAATTCTACCAACCTAGACCAGTTGTTTGATCTCAATGAGGAGTTCCCTCCAGGACTCAACGACTGGAACTCCATGGGTTCTTATTTATAA